CTGCGCCTGCGACCGGCGGTACGCCTCCCCCAGCAGTGccgcgcccgcccgcccggccTGCAGGGAGCCGGGGGTTACGCCGACCCCGGGGAAGCTGCTGGCACACGAAGGAGCGGCGAAGCCTGGGCAATCGTGAAGGGGGGTGGATTTCCctgccttcacccccacccctgggtctGGCCCCCCCTGCCAGAGAGCCCCCGCGGGGGGAAAGATGGCCAGCCGGCCAGGCAGCTGACGGCGCTGTGCAGCCCGTCCTTGGGGACCCCGGCCAAGCTCCGGTGCGTGGTCCCTTCCAGGGCCCAGGCTGCCACGCTGGCGTGGAGCAGAGCACCGCGTGGCTCCCATGGGACCTTGGCCAGGACCCAGCTGCagggcacgtccacacagccctgcagctgtagCCCTGCCATGTGGACACATCATCCCCCTCTCGCCCAGAGGCCATTACTAGGTAGATGGAAGAACTCGCCTACCCCCCAGCTGTCTCTGCCCCCATGCCCAGCGTCACACAGCATCCAGGGCCAAACAAGGTCAGTCCGCCCGaagtgcagccctggctcagctctccCCTCTGCGGCCTAGGCCCCGTTAGCAGCCCAGGGAGGCCCCAGAGCAGGGCGGGTTACACGGCTGACCCTGCTGAGAGCgctcagctcccagctgggctgcaggctggctcCTGGCTTGAGGGGATTGGCTCCTGTTTGGGAACCTGCTCGCCCATTCTCCCAAAcaagtgctgctgctctggccctgAGGCCTTGTGCTGGAGACAGCGGCTGGCTCTGCCCATAACAGTAGCAAGGCCACATGCCAATAGctcagccagcggcacaggccacTGGCGGGGTAAGGAACAGGGCGGGAGAGGCTCCTGTCACCGCTCGTccctctgctgctccagctggggcccAGCTCCCAGAAGCTCGGGGCCCTTGCTGAGGGCCTGTGTTGCCCTGGCAGGTTGAAGGGGTGCCTGCAGCGGGTGAACGACACCGCCTCCCGCGTGGTGGGCCAGGCCTTCTTCAACGTGATCCAGGTGCCCTGCTTCGAGTTCAGCTCCAAAGAGCAGTGCGTGGAGCCCTACCTGTACCTCTGGTGAGTCccccaggggcctggggcacttccccatcccctcccacacagctGGGACCCCTCACTCTGCCTGTGGTCCCCCCTCTCTGCAGGTGCAAGAAATACCACACGGTGGCCGTGGCCGTGGCCCGGGAGCCGGTGCTCTATGAGTTCGGCGGGGAACTAATAGACGGAGGAGGCACTGGCTTGGCCGGCACTGCctctggccctgcaccccatcccagcacccctctccctccaccgAAGCTCCCAGCGCCAGGCCCCGCTGTCACACGGGCCAGGGGCAGCTTCTGGAAGCCTCTGCCTCTccgtccccagccccagagccctggcggGAGCAAGCGGAAGGGTcaggggaagaagagagagaggaaaaaggagagaggaaaagggCTGAGACGGAAGAATGCTCATTTCAAAGCAGAGGTGCCGGGGCTCCCCGCCCAGCCTGCGGATGCTGCCACCCTCTTCCCTAAgcccctggggagggcagagctgggaccgGAACCGCTGGACATTGGCGGGAGGGACGATACGTTCAATGCCGTCCTGAACGATGCCCCCGTTGCGGAGGactccctggctccccctggGCCAGCACCAGATACAAGTAGTGCCCAGGGGCATGGAGAGGCCAGGCCTTCGCCCGTTCTCTCACCCACGCGCCCAGCCCGCAGCCGGAGGAGGGGTAAGGCCAGGGCCGGAAGGAAGCACCCGAGG
This Carettochelys insculpta isolate YL-2023 chromosome 19, ASM3395843v1, whole genome shotgun sequence DNA region includes the following protein-coding sequences:
- the PROCA1 gene encoding protein PROCA1, with protein sequence MRAVALRLLCLLAAARGSELPGSGSGSACAPGSGSGSAGPPLGATCAPGRGRGRGRGRGLEPAGAARPRAKRGFTYPGTLWCGAGNNAESYEQLGEHRETDKCCREHDHCEHVIHPFTYQYGYRNLRWHTISHCACDRRLKGCLQRVNDTASRVVGQAFFNVIQVPCFEFSSKEQCVEPYLYLWCKKYHTVAVAVAREPVLYEFGGELIDGGGTGLAGTASGPAPHPSTPLPPPKLPAPGPAVTRARGSFWKPLPLRPQPQSPGGSKRKGQGKKRERKKERGKGLRRKNAHFKAEVPGLPAQPADAATLFPKPLGRAELGPEPLDIGGRDDTFNAVLNDAPVAEDSLAPPGPAPDTSSAQGHGEARPSPVLSPTRPARSRRRGKARAGRKHPRQKAKPQPL